A section of the Lutra lutra chromosome 3, mLutLut1.2, whole genome shotgun sequence genome encodes:
- the GPR18 gene encoding N-arachidonyl glycine receptor, giving the protein MKRRPQTKEILHFLNIPFFRKSYFNARYLFYIPGYEEICSSLTQPFDGQEFLSAVPPTNYKMTTPHNPVQPSPPNDSHPEEYKIAALVFYSCIFTIGLFVNATALWVFSCTTKKRTTVTIYMMNVALLDLIFIISLPFRMFYYAKGEWPFGEYFCQILGALTVFYPSIALWLLALISADRYMAIVQPKYAKELKNTGKAVLACVGVWIMTLTTTVPLLLLYEDPDKASAPPTCLKISDIIHLKAINMLNFTRLIFFFLIPLFIMIGCYSVIIHSLLHGKTSKLKPKVKEKSIRIIITLMVQVIVCFMPFHICFAFLMLEGEENSYSPWGAFTTFLMNLSTCLDVILYYIVSKQFQARVISVMLYRNYLRSVRRKSFRSGSLRSLSNINSEML; this is encoded by the exons atgaaaagaaGACCTCAGACGAAAGAAATACTACATTTCTTAAATATACCGTTTTTTAGAAAGAGCTATTTTAACGCAAGATATCTTTTTTATATACCTGGATATGAAGAAATATGTTCCTCTCTAACACAGCCATTTGATGGACAGGAG TTTCTAAGTGCCGTTCCCCCAACAAATTATAAGATGACCACTCCTCACAATCCAGTTCAACCTAGCCCTCCGAACGACTCACACCCAGAAGAATACAAGATCGCAGCCCTTGTCTTCTACAGCTGTATCTTCACAATCGGATTATTTGTTAATGCCACTGCCTTATGGGTTTTTAGCTGTACCACCAAGAAGAGAACCACTGTGACCATCTATATGATGAACGTAGCATTGTTGgacttaatatttataataagcTTACCCTTTCGGATGTTTTATTATGCAAAAGGTGAATGGCCATTCGGAGAGTACTTCTGCCAGATTCTTGGGGCTCTCACGGTGTTTTACCCAAGCATTGCTCTATGGCTTCTTGCTTTAATTAGTGCCGACAGATACATGGCCATTGTGCAGCCAAAATATGCCAAAGAACTTAAAAACACAGGCAAAGCAGTGCTAGCGTGCGTGGGAGTCTGGATAATGACCCTGACAACCACCGTCCCACTTCTGCTGCTCTACGAAGACCCAGATAAAGCCTCCGCTCCCCCGACCTGCCTGAAGATTTCTGACATCATCCACTTAAAAGCTATTAACATGTTAAACTTCACTCgactgatattttttttcttgattcccCTGTTCATCATGATTGGGTGCTACTCAGTCATCATTCATAGTCTCCTTCACGGGAAGACatctaagctgaaaccaaaagtcaagGAGAAGTCTATAAGAATCATCATCACACTCATGGTACAAGTGATCGTCTGCTTCATGCCTTTCCACATCTGTTTTGCTTTCCTGAtgctggaaggggaggagaacagTTACAGTCCCTGGGGAGCCTTTACCACCTTCCTCATGAACCTCAGCACCTGTCTGGATGTGATCCTCTACTACATTGTTTCAAAACAATTTCAGGCTCGCGTCATCAGCGTCATGCTCTACCGCAATTACCTTCGGAGCGTGCGCAGAAAAAGCTTCCGCTCAGGTAGTTTACGGTCACTAAGCAACATAAACAGTGAAATGCTTTGA